From the Acidilutibacter cellobiosedens genome, one window contains:
- the yfmH gene encoding EF-P 5-aminopentanol modification-associated protein YfmH, which yields MSIKTYENIHIKEKVLYDKSNNGLKVYYIPKEGYSKKFAIFATDYGSNDKIGESPEGVAHFLEHKMFEEPDENIFDKFSYLGANVNAYTNFNQTAYLFSCTDNFYENLKLLIHFVQDPYFTDENVEKEKGIIEQEIKMYEDSPNWKVYFNCLKGMYINHPVKNDIAGTVESIKKINKEILYKCYNTFYHPQNMVLVIAGDLSFEKIMETVNKREAQKGSIEGKIERVQANEPENIQKSYMEEYLPISIPLFSIGFKDNFESVNESGEELILRDISTNIMLNMIFGESSLLFQSLYNEGLIDNSFGSYYTGYKDYGHSIIVGQTLKPKLVFERIESHIEDLKRKGLSREDFERIKRKYIGNFLTGLNSIEYIGSNFVNYYFIDFIFLDYLNAMNKINFKDIEDRFISHLRKDNFTFSVIKPVK from the coding sequence TTGAGTATAAAAACTTATGAAAACATTCATATAAAAGAAAAGGTTCTGTATGATAAAAGTAACAATGGATTAAAGGTATACTATATTCCTAAAGAGGGTTATAGCAAAAAATTTGCTATATTTGCAACTGATTATGGCTCAAATGATAAAATAGGAGAATCACCTGAAGGAGTGGCACATTTTTTAGAACATAAAATGTTTGAGGAACCCGACGAAAACATATTTGATAAATTTTCTTATTTAGGGGCAAATGTTAATGCCTATACTAATTTTAACCAAACAGCTTATCTCTTTTCCTGTACTGATAATTTTTATGAAAATTTGAAACTTCTTATCCATTTTGTACAAGACCCGTATTTTACCGATGAAAACGTCGAGAAGGAAAAAGGAATAATAGAGCAGGAAATAAAAATGTATGAGGACAGCCCTAATTGGAAAGTTTATTTTAATTGCCTTAAGGGAATGTATATTAATCATCCGGTGAAAAATGATATTGCAGGTACAGTGGAAAGCATTAAAAAGATAAATAAAGAAATACTGTATAAATGTTATAATACTTTTTACCATCCTCAGAATATGGTTCTGGTTATTGCCGGGGATCTTTCCTTTGAAAAGATAATGGAAACTGTTAATAAGCGGGAAGCCCAAAAGGGCAGTATTGAAGGAAAAATAGAGAGGGTGCAGGCTAACGAACCGGAAAATATTCAAAAATCCTATATGGAAGAATATCTTCCTATATCCATTCCACTTTTTTCAATAGGATTTAAGGATAATTTTGAATCAGTCAATGAAAGTGGAGAAGAACTGATCCTTAGAGATATATCTACTAATATAATGCTTAATATGATATTTGGAGAAAGCTCTTTGTTATTTCAATCCTTATATAATGAAGGACTTATTGACAACAGTTTTGGGTCATATTATACTGGATATAAGGATTATGGGCATTCTATAATAGTAGGGCAGACTCTTAAACCCAAATTGGTTTTTGAAAGAATAGAATCCCATATAGAGGACCTTAAAAGGAAGGGCCTTTCAAGAGAGGATTTTGAAAGAATTAAGAGAAAATATATTGGAAATTTTTTGACCGGGTTGAATTCCATAGAATATATTGGAAGCAATTTTGTAAACTATTATTTTATTGATTTTATATTTTTAGATTATTTGAATGCTATGAATAAAATTAATTTTAAAGATATAGAAGATAGATTTATATCTCATTTAAGAAAGGATAACTTTACTTTTTCTGTTATAAAACCTGTAAAATAG